One segment of Gordonia terrae DNA contains the following:
- a CDS encoding NAD(P) transhydrogenase subunit alpha produces the protein MYAGLLANLAILVLAGFVGFAVISKVPNTLHTPLMSGTNAIHGIVVLGALVVLGKLPADAGWGVRIIAFVALVFGTLNVIGGFAVTDRMLGMFKGKKEAAK, from the coding sequence ATGTATGCCGGTCTTCTCGCGAACCTCGCGATCCTGGTGCTCGCCGGGTTCGTCGGCTTCGCCGTCATCTCCAAGGTCCCCAACACCCTGCACACCCCGTTGATGTCGGGCACCAACGCCATTCACGGCATCGTCGTGCTCGGCGCGCTGGTGGTCCTGGGCAAGTTGCCCGCCGACGCCGGGTGGGGTGTGCGCATCATCGCCTTCGTCGCGCTGGTGTTCGGCACGCTCAACGTGATCGGTGGCTTCGCGGTCACCGACCGCATGCTGGGCATGTTCAAGGGTAAGAAGGAGGCGGCCAAATGA
- a CDS encoding FAD-binding protein — MATSTEIPETVALDTVSEFSDEVDVVVIGFGIAGGCAAAEAAANGARVLLLERAAAPGGTTSLSGGFFYLGGGTAVQQATGQDDSVEEMEKYLTAVSIEPEADKIHAYCTDSVDHFNWLEGLGFTFERSFYPEKAVIQPGTEGLMFTGNEKVWPFKDQAVPAPRGHKVPVPGETGGAKLVIDLLVTRLDELGAEVRYETGARQLVVDEQGAVVGVTWKTPDAEGVVRADSVIIAAGGFVMNPDMVAEHTPHLAEKPFVLGNTYDDGLGLRMGRSVGAALKYMDKAFITAPIYPPASMVMGVIVNKYGERFVTEDSYHARTSGFVLEQPDSVAYLIVNESHMNEKQNYLVPLIDGWETIEEMERDLGIPEGKLQATMARYNENAAKKEDPDFHKAAEFLEPQDTGPWAAYDLSLGKAMYAGFTMGGMATSLDGEVLDESGTVITGLYAAGASATNIAQDCKGYCSGTQLGEGSYFGRRAGRHAAARVTTSA; from the coding sequence ATGGCTACCAGCACCGAGATCCCGGAGACCGTCGCGCTCGATACGGTGAGCGAGTTCTCCGACGAGGTCGACGTCGTCGTGATCGGGTTCGGCATCGCCGGCGGATGCGCCGCGGCGGAGGCCGCCGCGAACGGGGCGCGGGTGCTCCTGCTCGAGCGCGCCGCGGCTCCGGGCGGCACCACATCGCTGTCCGGTGGGTTCTTCTACCTCGGCGGCGGGACCGCGGTCCAGCAGGCGACCGGCCAGGACGACTCCGTCGAGGAGATGGAGAAGTACCTCACCGCCGTGTCGATCGAACCCGAGGCCGACAAGATCCACGCCTACTGCACCGACAGCGTCGACCACTTCAACTGGCTCGAAGGCCTCGGCTTCACCTTCGAGCGCAGCTTCTATCCCGAGAAGGCCGTCATCCAGCCCGGCACCGAGGGACTGATGTTCACCGGCAACGAGAAGGTCTGGCCGTTCAAGGACCAGGCCGTCCCCGCACCGCGCGGGCACAAGGTACCGGTACCCGGGGAGACCGGGGGCGCGAAGCTGGTCATCGATCTGCTCGTCACCCGCCTCGACGAGTTGGGTGCCGAGGTCCGGTATGAGACCGGTGCCCGCCAGCTGGTCGTCGACGAGCAGGGTGCGGTCGTCGGCGTGACGTGGAAGACGCCCGACGCCGAAGGTGTCGTCCGCGCGGACTCGGTGATCATCGCCGCCGGCGGCTTCGTGATGAATCCCGACATGGTGGCCGAACACACCCCGCATCTCGCCGAGAAGCCGTTTGTGCTCGGCAACACCTACGACGACGGTCTCGGCCTACGCATGGGCCGATCCGTGGGCGCCGCATTGAAGTACATGGACAAGGCGTTCATCACCGCGCCCATCTACCCACCCGCGAGCATGGTCATGGGCGTCATCGTCAACAAGTACGGCGAGCGGTTCGTGACCGAGGACTCCTACCACGCACGGACTTCGGGATTCGTTCTCGAGCAGCCGGATTCGGTCGCCTACCTCATCGTGAACGAGTCGCACATGAACGAGAAGCAGAACTATCTCGTACCGCTCATCGACGGCTGGGAGACCATCGAGGAGATGGAGCGAGACCTCGGCATCCCCGAGGGCAAGCTGCAGGCGACCATGGCCCGCTACAACGAGAACGCCGCAAAGAAGGAAGACCCCGACTTCCACAAGGCCGCCGAATTCCTCGAGCCACAGGACACCGGGCCGTGGGCCGCCTACGATCTGTCCCTCGGCAAGGCGATGTACGCCGGCTTCACCATGGGCGGCATGGCGACGTCGTTGGACGGCGAGGTACTCGACGAATCGGGCACCGTCATCACCGGCCTCTACGCGGCCGGCGCGAGTGCGACCAACATCGCCCAGGACTGCAAGGGTTATTGCAGTGGAACGCAATTGGGCGAGGGGTCGTATTTCGGCCGACGCGCCGGGCGCCATGCCGCGGCACGGGTGACCACGAGCGCGTGA
- a CDS encoding alpha/beta hydrolase: protein MTQISADGSGCDGSPDHDDPAIATPERITLDLGHVMLHALAWGPAAGPVVVCLHGFPDSAWTWRHLGPELAAAGHRVIAPFTRGYAPSEIPSDNDFHVAALAYDAVAVHRAAGAGADAVLIGHDWGAMTANAVAHRADNPFAAVVSMSVPPVPAVRRSLAGGIDGAKTLARQALMSWYIAFNQVPWLPERVLHRLIPLLWRRWRLNSGAGARPDHRLDVDLALAALPTRAHRTAALGYYRALRRPRTHPRYAAMRDDWLGEPRCPTLYLHGADDGCMQSRLTDHVREVLPAGSAAAVVAGAGHFLHLDRPDEVHGRILAFVSSDARGQEGGTGPARFVD from the coding sequence ATGACCCAGATCTCAGCAGACGGTTCGGGGTGCGATGGCAGCCCCGATCACGACGACCCGGCCATCGCGACGCCCGAACGGATCACCCTGGACCTCGGACACGTCATGCTGCATGCGCTGGCCTGGGGCCCCGCGGCCGGGCCGGTCGTCGTCTGTCTGCACGGGTTCCCCGACTCGGCATGGACGTGGCGGCATCTCGGTCCCGAACTCGCCGCCGCCGGACATCGGGTGATCGCTCCCTTCACCCGTGGCTACGCTCCGTCGGAAATACCGTCGGACAACGACTTTCACGTGGCCGCGCTCGCCTACGACGCGGTCGCGGTTCATCGCGCCGCGGGTGCGGGTGCCGACGCGGTGTTGATCGGGCACGACTGGGGCGCGATGACGGCGAACGCCGTGGCACATCGCGCCGACAATCCGTTCGCGGCGGTGGTCTCGATGTCGGTGCCGCCGGTCCCGGCGGTGCGACGCTCGCTCGCCGGAGGGATCGACGGAGCCAAGACCCTCGCCCGTCAGGCGTTGATGAGCTGGTACATCGCCTTCAACCAGGTGCCGTGGTTACCCGAACGGGTGCTCCACCGGCTGATCCCGCTGCTGTGGCGCCGCTGGCGACTGAACTCGGGCGCCGGCGCGCGGCCCGACCACCGACTCGACGTCGACCTCGCTCTGGCGGCGCTGCCCACTCGTGCTCACCGGACGGCGGCGCTCGGGTACTACCGCGCGCTCCGCAGGCCGCGGACTCATCCTCGCTACGCTGCGATGCGGGACGACTGGCTGGGCGAACCGCGTTGTCCCACGCTGTATCTGCACGGAGCCGACGATGGTTGTATGCAGTCGCGCCTCACCGACCACGTCCGAGAGGTGCTGCCGGCCGGCAGCGCGGCCGCGGTCGTCGCCGGAGCGGGCCATTTTCTGCACCTCGACCGGCCGGATGAGGTGCACGGGAGGATCCTGGCGTTCGTCAGTTCAGACGCGCGGGGCCAAGAGGGTGGCACCGGACCGGCCCGCTTCGTAGACTGA
- a CDS encoding NAD(P)(+) transhydrogenase (Re/Si-specific) subunit beta has translation MSQLVLAAGAHTPSEGVAYLVTALYIVSFSLFIYGLMGLTGPKTAVRGNWIAAVGMGLAVAATLLYVWNEGAVGSDGHSTEGVPTINWVLIVVGLVLGVALGIPPALKTKMTAMPQLVALFNGVGGGTVALIAWAEFIETSGFSTFHNVEPASPLVIGSLIAAIIGSVSFWGSLVAFAKLQEIMPKGLEKTFVSNAKLFQAANIVLLIVALGLAIYLGVDASNGGGASVWWMVAVLVAAGVMGLFVVFPIGGADMPVVISLLNAMTGLSAAAAGIALDNTALIVAGMIVGASGSILTNLMAKAMNRSIPAIVFGSFGGGDAAAVGGPGAEGGTVKATSAADAAIQMAYANQVIVVPGYGLAVAQAQHAVKEMAKLLEAKGVEVKYAIHPVAGRMPGHMNVLLAEADVEYDSMKEMDDINGEFSRTDVAIVIGANDVTNPAARNDPSSPIHGMPILNVDEARSTIVLKRSMSSGYAGIENPLFFADGTSMLFGDAKKSVDSVIEELKAL, from the coding sequence ATGTCACAGCTGGTACTCGCGGCGGGTGCGCACACCCCGAGCGAGGGCGTCGCCTACCTGGTGACCGCGCTCTACATCGTCTCGTTCTCCCTGTTCATCTACGGCCTGATGGGTCTGACCGGACCCAAGACCGCGGTGCGCGGCAACTGGATCGCCGCGGTGGGTATGGGTCTGGCCGTCGCCGCGACGCTGCTCTACGTCTGGAACGAAGGGGCTGTCGGTTCCGATGGGCACTCGACCGAGGGCGTGCCCACGATCAATTGGGTGCTCATCGTCGTCGGTCTGGTTCTCGGTGTGGCTCTGGGTATCCCGCCTGCCCTGAAGACCAAGATGACGGCCATGCCGCAGCTGGTCGCGCTGTTCAACGGCGTCGGTGGTGGCACCGTGGCGCTCATCGCCTGGGCCGAGTTCATCGAGACCTCCGGGTTCTCGACCTTCCACAACGTCGAACCGGCCTCGCCGCTGGTGATCGGCTCGCTGATCGCCGCGATCATCGGTTCGGTCTCGTTCTGGGGATCGCTGGTGGCGTTCGCGAAGCTGCAGGAGATCATGCCGAAGGGGTTGGAGAAGACCTTCGTCTCCAACGCCAAGCTGTTCCAGGCCGCCAACATCGTGTTGCTCATCGTCGCACTGGGATTGGCGATCTACCTCGGCGTCGATGCTTCCAACGGCGGCGGCGCGAGTGTCTGGTGGATGGTCGCCGTGCTGGTGGCCGCCGGTGTGATGGGTCTGTTCGTGGTGTTCCCCATCGGTGGCGCGGACATGCCGGTGGTCATCTCGCTGCTCAACGCGATGACGGGTCTGTCGGCTGCCGCCGCGGGTATCGCGCTGGACAACACCGCGCTGATCGTCGCCGGCATGATCGTCGGCGCCTCGGGTTCGATCCTGACCAACCTGATGGCCAAGGCCATGAACCGGTCGATCCCGGCCATCGTGTTCGGCTCGTTCGGCGGCGGCGATGCCGCTGCCGTGGGCGGCCCCGGTGCCGAAGGCGGCACGGTCAAGGCGACCTCGGCCGCCGACGCCGCGATCCAGATGGCGTATGCCAACCAGGTCATCGTCGTCCCCGGGTACGGTCTGGCCGTGGCGCAGGCCCAGCATGCGGTCAAGGAGATGGCAAAGCTGTTGGAGGCCAAGGGAGTCGAGGTCAAGTACGCGATCCACCCGGTCGCCGGTCGCATGCCCGGTCACATGAACGTGCTGCTCGCGGAGGCCGACGTCGAATACGACTCGATGAAGGAGATGGACGACATCAACGGCGAATTCAGCCGGACCGACGTCGCCATCGTCATCGGGGCCAACGACGTCACCAACCCCGCGGCCCGCAATGATCCGAGCTCGCCGATCCACGGCATGCCGATCCTCAACGTCGACGAGGCGCGATCGACCATCGTGCTGAAGCGGTCGATGAGTTCGGGTTACGCCGGCATCGAGAACCCGCTGTTCTTCGCCGACGGCACCAGCATGCTCTTCGGCGACGCCAAGAAGAGCGTCGACAGCGTCATCGAGGAACTCAAGGCGCTCTAA
- a CDS encoding heavy metal translocating P-type ATPase produces the protein MTASTGQLVDLDISGMTCASCANRIERKLNKLDGVTASVNYATERAHVEVPAGLAAGDLVEVVRAAGYDASPIVADAPASTADTDMADADSRDPELDALRRRLIVSAILSVPVIALAMVPALQFTYWQWLSLTLAAPVVVWGAYPFHRAAWINLRHGATTMDTLVSVGTLAAFGWSLYALFLGTAGTPGLTHGFDLLPQRADGSSHIYLEAAAGVTTFLLAGRYFEKRAKRRAGDALAALMDLGAKDVVVRRPDGAESRIPIGQLTVGDEFVVRPGEKIATDGVVVEGASAVDASMVSGESVPVEVTTGDAVVGATVNTSGLLVVQATAVGSDTALAQMARMVTAAQEGKADVQRLADRISSVFVPIVIAISLATLGFWLGVASTTDFAGGDVTFAFTAAVAVLIIACPCALGLATPTALMVGTGRGAQLGILLKGPEVLESTRRVDTIVLDKTGTVTTGEMTFAAITVVDGYETEQVLGWAASVESGSEHPIAAAIVDAGRDHIDSRVRDFVSTQGAGVAGIVGDRLVTVVSPSKVGVALPTALDDAVAAAESGGATAVVVLVADSNAEDAAGQPVPVGVLVVADRVKPSSAAAIAEFRRLGLTPKLLTGDNEGAARAVASIVGIDDVTAGVSPRRKLEVIAELQEQGHVVAMVGDGINDAAALAQADLGLAMGTGTDVAMAASDLTVVSGDLRAVADAIALARRTLGTIKGNLFWAFGYNVAAIPLAAAGLLNPMIAGAAMALSSVFVVGNSLRLRGFTPKR, from the coding sequence ATGACCGCGAGCACCGGGCAACTGGTCGACCTGGACATCTCCGGAATGACGTGCGCATCCTGCGCCAACCGGATCGAGCGCAAGCTCAACAAGCTCGACGGTGTGACCGCGTCGGTGAACTACGCGACCGAACGCGCCCACGTCGAGGTGCCTGCGGGTCTGGCGGCAGGCGACCTGGTCGAGGTGGTCCGCGCCGCCGGTTACGACGCGTCGCCGATCGTGGCGGACGCGCCTGCGTCCACCGCCGACACGGACATGGCGGACGCCGACTCCCGCGACCCCGAACTGGACGCCTTGCGCCGGCGGTTGATCGTGTCCGCGATTCTCTCGGTGCCGGTGATCGCTCTCGCGATGGTCCCGGCACTCCAGTTCACCTACTGGCAGTGGCTGTCCCTGACGCTCGCCGCTCCGGTCGTCGTGTGGGGTGCGTACCCGTTCCACCGGGCGGCCTGGATCAACCTGCGTCACGGTGCGACGACGATGGACACCCTGGTCTCCGTCGGGACCCTGGCGGCGTTCGGATGGTCGCTCTACGCGCTGTTCCTCGGGACTGCGGGCACTCCCGGCCTCACCCACGGCTTCGACCTGCTGCCGCAGCGGGCCGACGGCTCATCGCACATCTACCTCGAGGCCGCGGCCGGCGTCACGACCTTCTTGCTCGCGGGCCGCTACTTCGAGAAGCGCGCCAAGCGCCGTGCGGGGGACGCGCTCGCCGCCCTGATGGATCTCGGTGCCAAGGACGTCGTGGTTCGACGTCCCGATGGAGCCGAGTCCCGGATACCCATCGGACAGTTGACGGTCGGGGACGAGTTCGTCGTCCGGCCCGGCGAGAAGATCGCCACCGACGGCGTGGTCGTCGAGGGCGCGTCGGCGGTCGACGCGTCGATGGTGTCGGGCGAGTCGGTGCCTGTCGAGGTCACCACCGGCGACGCGGTGGTCGGCGCGACGGTCAACACGAGCGGACTCCTCGTCGTCCAGGCGACCGCCGTCGGTTCCGACACCGCACTCGCCCAGATGGCGCGTATGGTCACGGCGGCGCAGGAGGGCAAGGCCGACGTCCAGCGACTGGCCGACCGGATCTCGTCGGTGTTCGTACCGATCGTGATCGCGATATCGCTTGCCACCCTCGGCTTCTGGCTCGGCGTGGCGTCGACGACCGACTTCGCCGGTGGCGATGTGACCTTCGCGTTCACCGCCGCCGTTGCCGTCCTCATCATCGCGTGCCCGTGTGCGCTGGGGCTCGCCACACCGACTGCTCTGATGGTCGGCACCGGGCGCGGTGCGCAACTCGGGATTCTGCTGAAGGGACCCGAAGTGCTGGAGTCGACGCGACGTGTCGACACCATCGTGCTGGACAAGACGGGCACCGTCACCACCGGCGAGATGACTTTCGCCGCAATCACCGTCGTCGACGGTTACGAGACCGAGCAGGTCCTGGGCTGGGCGGCATCGGTGGAGTCGGGATCGGAACACCCGATCGCGGCGGCCATCGTCGATGCCGGGCGTGACCACATCGACTCGCGGGTCCGCGATTTCGTCTCCACGCAGGGCGCGGGCGTCGCGGGGATCGTCGGTGACCGACTGGTGACCGTCGTGTCACCGAGCAAGGTGGGCGTGGCGTTGCCAACTGCACTCGACGACGCGGTCGCTGCCGCCGAATCCGGCGGCGCAACCGCGGTCGTCGTGCTGGTCGCCGATTCCAACGCCGAAGATGCTGCCGGACAACCGGTTCCCGTGGGAGTTCTCGTGGTGGCCGATCGGGTCAAACCGTCGTCGGCCGCGGCGATCGCCGAGTTCCGGCGGCTGGGGCTGACGCCGAAGCTGCTCACCGGCGACAACGAGGGCGCCGCCCGCGCCGTGGCGTCGATCGTCGGGATCGACGACGTCACCGCCGGCGTCAGCCCGCGCCGCAAGCTGGAGGTGATCGCCGAACTGCAGGAGCAGGGACACGTGGTGGCGATGGTCGGCGACGGGATCAACGACGCCGCGGCACTCGCGCAGGCCGATCTGGGCCTCGCGATGGGCACCGGCACCGATGTCGCGATGGCCGCCAGTGACCTGACGGTCGTGAGCGGCGACCTGCGCGCGGTGGCCGACGCCATCGCCCTGGCGCGTCGAACCCTCGGCACCATCAAGGGAAACCTGTTCTGGGCGTTCGGGTACAACGTCGCGGCAATTCCGCTGGCCGCCGCCGGGCTGCTGAACCCGATGATCGCCGGCGCGGCGATGGCGCTCTCGTCGGTCTTCGTCGTCGGCAACAGCCTGCGTCTGCGCGGGTTCACACCGAAACGCTGA
- a CDS encoding metal-sensitive transcriptional regulator, with translation MDEHQHGYIGRKDDYLRRLKRIEGQARGLQRMVEEDTYCIDILTQVSAMTKALQAVSLGLLEEHMAHCVVHAAQESDEAGKAKVDEAMAAITRLVKS, from the coding sequence ATGGACGAGCACCAGCACGGTTACATCGGCCGGAAGGACGACTACCTCCGCCGACTCAAGCGCATCGAAGGTCAGGCACGCGGACTGCAGCGCATGGTCGAGGAAGACACCTACTGCATCGACATCCTCACCCAGGTGTCGGCGATGACCAAGGCGCTGCAGGCGGTGAGCCTCGGTCTGCTGGAGGAGCACATGGCCCACTGCGTGGTGCATGCCGCGCAGGAGAGCGACGAGGCCGGCAAGGCCAAGGTCGACGAGGCCATGGCCGCGATCACGCGCCTGGTCAAGTCCTGA
- a CDS encoding nitroreductase family deazaflavin-dependent oxidoreductase translates to MSLSLRSLSLWYQRKTNERTVARIRKKSGSMWGMEMLILRTTGRRSGLVRETPLSWFADGDGWLVVASGGGDRNPDWFANLTARPDGVSVERHGEEPVAVRPVVLDADERASAWDRVVEAQPRYAKYQKKSSREYPLVKLVASA, encoded by the coding sequence ATGTCCTTGTCCCTGCGGTCACTCTCGCTCTGGTACCAGCGAAAGACCAACGAGCGCACCGTCGCCCGCATCCGGAAGAAGTCCGGATCGATGTGGGGGATGGAGATGCTCATCCTGCGCACGACCGGCAGGCGCTCTGGTCTCGTGCGTGAGACACCCCTGAGCTGGTTCGCCGACGGTGACGGCTGGCTGGTCGTCGCATCGGGTGGCGGCGACCGGAACCCGGACTGGTTCGCCAACCTGACGGCCCGTCCCGATGGCGTGTCGGTCGAGCGGCATGGGGAGGAGCCGGTGGCGGTGCGACCGGTCGTGCTCGACGCGGATGAGCGCGCGTCGGCGTGGGATCGGGTGGTCGAGGCGCAGCCGCGATACGCCAAGTATCAGAAGAAGTCATCGCGGGAGTATCCGCTCGTCAAGCTGGTTGCCTCTGCGTAG
- a CDS encoding molybdopterin-dependent oxidoreductase, with product MTSTTVRRSPLRRAFSPAPALAGVVAVGAALAAGELAAVPASPDASPYFAVGSSVVDHSPEAVRKWAIETFGVADKLALFIGMGILIAMLAAACGHLERRRPPLGSVVIAAFGLVGVLAALNRPDATWTNALPSIVAGVVGVVVLRVLIAQLGPASVNSDEADGESADDEPKPAARSDFTRRFVLTAGGIAAAAVVVGVVARRVLADTAGVVADRARVLLPRAASQAPPIPAGAELEVSGATPFMTSNADFYRIDTALQVPTLTTGEWRLRIHGDVDREVTLSWDDLLAMPMTERIVTLACVSNEVGGDLVGNATWLGVPMREVLDLAGVRPGSDMLLSTSVDGWTCGTPISALTDGRDALLAVGMNGSPLPLEHGYPVRQVVPGLYGYVSATKWVVDWEITRFSEAKAYWTTRGWSALGPIKMASRFDRPADGTEHPAGEVVVAGTAWAQHTGIERVEVRVDQGPWQPAELTTEYSIDTWRQWKFVWQATKGNHTLECRAIDQKGMPQIERYQAPAPDGASGLDDRTYTIV from the coding sequence ATGACCTCCACCACCGTGCGCCGTAGCCCGTTGCGCCGCGCCTTCTCACCGGCTCCCGCGCTGGCTGGCGTGGTCGCGGTCGGCGCGGCGCTCGCCGCGGGAGAGTTGGCCGCCGTTCCGGCCTCGCCGGACGCGTCGCCGTATTTCGCCGTGGGCTCGTCGGTCGTCGACCATTCACCCGAGGCGGTCCGCAAGTGGGCCATCGAGACGTTCGGTGTCGCCGACAAGCTCGCCCTGTTCATCGGCATGGGCATCCTCATCGCGATGCTCGCCGCAGCGTGCGGACACCTCGAACGACGACGACCCCCGCTCGGCTCGGTGGTCATCGCGGCCTTCGGGTTGGTCGGCGTGCTGGCGGCGTTGAACCGTCCGGATGCGACCTGGACGAACGCGCTGCCGTCGATCGTCGCGGGGGTCGTCGGCGTCGTCGTGCTCCGCGTGCTGATCGCCCAGTTGGGTCCCGCCTCGGTGAACTCCGACGAGGCGGACGGAGAGTCGGCCGACGACGAGCCGAAACCGGCTGCGCGGTCCGACTTCACGCGCCGCTTCGTGCTCACCGCCGGCGGCATCGCGGCTGCCGCGGTCGTTGTCGGGGTCGTGGCCCGGCGCGTGCTCGCCGACACCGCGGGCGTCGTCGCCGACCGCGCCCGGGTGCTGCTGCCGCGTGCCGCAAGCCAGGCGCCGCCGATCCCGGCCGGTGCCGAGCTCGAGGTCTCGGGCGCAACACCTTTCATGACCAGCAACGCCGACTTCTATCGAATCGACACGGCGCTGCAGGTCCCGACCCTCACCACCGGTGAATGGCGACTGCGGATCCACGGCGACGTGGATCGCGAGGTGACGCTGTCCTGGGACGACCTGCTCGCCATGCCGATGACCGAACGGATCGTGACGCTCGCGTGCGTGTCGAACGAGGTCGGTGGCGACCTCGTCGGCAATGCGACATGGCTGGGGGTGCCGATGCGTGAGGTCCTCGACCTCGCCGGCGTCCGGCCGGGCTCGGACATGCTGCTGTCCACCAGCGTCGACGGATGGACCTGTGGCACTCCGATCTCGGCGCTCACCGACGGGCGTGACGCGCTCCTCGCCGTCGGGATGAACGGTTCGCCGCTTCCCCTCGAACACGGCTACCCGGTCCGCCAGGTGGTGCCGGGGTTGTACGGGTACGTCTCGGCGACGAAATGGGTTGTCGACTGGGAGATCACGCGCTTCTCGGAGGCCAAGGCGTACTGGACGACGCGCGGATGGTCGGCCCTCGGCCCGATCAAGATGGCGTCGCGGTTCGACCGTCCGGCCGACGGCACCGAGCATCCGGCCGGCGAGGTCGTGGTCGCCGGCACCGCATGGGCCCAGCACACGGGCATCGAACGCGTGGAGGTCCGTGTCGATCAGGGGCCGTGGCAACCCGCCGAGCTGACCACGGAGTACAGCATCGACACCTGGCGACAGTGGAAGTTCGTCTGGCAGGCGACGAAGGGCAATCACACCCTCGAATGCCGGGCGATCGATCAGAAGGGGATGCCCCAGATCGAGCGTTATCAGGCGCCGGCACCGGATGGCGCCAGCGGATTGGACGACCGCACCTACACCATCGTCTGA
- a CDS encoding heavy-metal-associated domain-containing protein, which produces MSTTSTYTVTGMTCGHCAASVREEIEALPGVTSVEVTVDDGSVRVSADRELGRDEVATAVTEAGYVLV; this is translated from the coding sequence ATGAGCACCACCAGCACTTACACCGTCACCGGCATGACCTGCGGCCACTGCGCAGCGTCGGTCCGTGAGGAGATCGAGGCCCTGCCCGGCGTGACGAGCGTCGAGGTGACCGTCGACGACGGCTCGGTGCGCGTGTCGGCCGATCGTGAACTCGGCCGAGACGAGGTCGCGACGGCCGTCACCGAAGCCGGCTACGTGCTGGTCTGA
- a CDS encoding Re/Si-specific NAD(P)(+) transhydrogenase subunit alpha — protein sequence MTVGVVRETAEGERRVALVPKVVAALVGKGVPVVVESGAGLGALIPDEAYTEAGATIGDPYGSDVVLRVSPPSDSEIGKLRSGQKLIGFLAPRNADNQIGTLRDAGVEAYAVEAIPRISRAQVMDALSSQANVAGYKSVVVAADVSTRFFPMLTTAAGTVKPATVLVLGVGVAGLQALATAKRLGARTTGYDVRPEVAEQVRSVGAQWLDLGIDAAGEGGYARELTESERAQQQQALEDAIKGFDVVITTALVPGRPAPRLVTAAAVEGMKPGSVVVDLAGETGGNCELTEPGQTVVKHDVTIAAPLNLPATMPEHASELYSKNLLALIELMLDDNGSITPDFDDEVIAAACVTRTEQEVSA from the coding sequence ATGACAGTGGGTGTCGTGCGCGAGACGGCCGAGGGGGAGCGCCGGGTGGCGCTGGTCCCGAAGGTCGTCGCCGCGCTGGTGGGCAAGGGTGTGCCCGTCGTGGTGGAGTCGGGGGCCGGTCTCGGCGCCCTGATCCCCGACGAGGCGTACACCGAAGCCGGTGCGACGATCGGCGATCCGTACGGGTCCGATGTGGTTCTGCGGGTGTCGCCGCCGTCGGATTCGGAGATCGGCAAGCTGCGGAGCGGACAGAAGCTGATCGGCTTCCTCGCGCCGCGGAACGCCGACAATCAGATCGGCACCCTGCGCGATGCCGGCGTGGAGGCTTACGCGGTGGAGGCCATCCCGCGTATCTCCCGCGCCCAGGTGATGGACGCGCTGAGCTCGCAGGCCAACGTCGCGGGCTACAAGTCGGTCGTGGTGGCGGCGGATGTCTCGACGCGCTTCTTCCCGATGCTGACGACCGCCGCCGGCACGGTGAAGCCGGCCACGGTGCTGGTTCTGGGTGTCGGTGTCGCGGGCCTGCAGGCGTTGGCCACGGCCAAGCGGCTCGGTGCGCGGACCACCGGCTACGACGTGCGTCCCGAGGTCGCCGAGCAGGTCCGATCGGTCGGCGCCCAATGGCTCGACCTGGGTATCGACGCGGCCGGTGAGGGCGGGTACGCCCGTGAGCTCACCGAGTCCGAGCGCGCGCAGCAGCAACAGGCGCTCGAAGACGCGATCAAGGGTTTCGACGTGGTGATCACCACCGCGCTCGTGCCGGGTCGTCCGGCGCCGCGGCTCGTGACCGCGGCTGCGGTCGAGGGCATGAAGCCGGGCAGCGTGGTCGTCGACCTCGCCGGGGAGACCGGCGGCAACTGCGAGTTGACCGAGCCGGGTCAGACCGTCGTCAAGCACGACGTGACGATCGCCGCCCCGCTGAATCTGCCGGCGACCATGCCCGAGCACGCCAGCGAGCTGTACTCGAAGAACCTGCTGGCGCTCATCGAGCTGATGCTCGACGACAACGGCTCCATCACACCGGATTTCGACGACGAGGTCATTGCGGCCGCGTGCGTCACCCGTACCGAGCAGGAGGTGTCTGCCTGA
- a CDS encoding VOC family protein, with protein MATFPAIAHVAITVSNLENSSAWYQTLFGSAPVLDEDEEGGTFHHTVFELAGGMLFGLHAHTGNAADQRFDERAVGLDHVGFACTQDELRTWQDRLDAAGIPHSGIRHAHYGSGLSFRDPDNIALEFFAPPA; from the coding sequence ATGGCCACATTTCCTGCCATCGCCCACGTCGCGATCACCGTCAGCAACCTCGAGAACAGTTCTGCGTGGTATCAGACCCTGTTCGGAAGCGCACCCGTCCTGGATGAAGACGAGGAGGGCGGCACCTTCCATCACACCGTCTTCGAACTCGCCGGCGGGATGTTGTTCGGTCTTCACGCCCACACCGGAAACGCCGCCGATCAGCGGTTCGACGAGCGGGCCGTCGGACTCGATCACGTGGGGTTCGCCTGTACCCAGGACGAACTCCGGACCTGGCAGGATCGGCTCGACGCCGCGGGTATCCCGCACAGCGGAATCCGGCACGCGCACTACGGTTCCGGGTTGTCGTTCCGCGACCCCGACAACATCGCGCTCGAGTTCTTCGCACCGCCCGCGTGA